From a region of the Candidatus Kaelpia imicola genome:
- a CDS encoding tetratricopeptide repeat protein gives MYQAWVNSAFSKYRMGRIEEAIEDIRRAIAIESEVYDHLPPEIQEKLLEEQ, from the coding sequence ATGTATCAAGCATGGGTTAATAGCGCCTTTAGTAAATACCGAATGGGACGGATTGAAGAAGCTATAGAAGACATTAGAAGAGCAATTGCAATAGAATCTGAAGTGTACGATCATCTTCCTCCTGAGATTCAAGAAAAGTTGCTGGAAGAACAATAG
- a CDS encoding PH domain-containing protein: protein MKRNGAKSILNILISASFLFTYNTSFARRLKIDSSHYQTLQENLKTLNIDSSNLTAALDSLTDTERENVSRILNNAFEVIKNEDSTNQKTDLTVITQLIISTSSDIRVDKWSIFEEIMTDAIESSMQRATVNVSEFEIPLNERVVYRYPNPRIVLTDKAVYLQTGIIFKKSHRIPYSEIRGIETIVYSDFEFLKIEIYLLTTGKKIRLFKKKNLVVDRNLKNIIKKRTIQFHREKPLATDQEDSSRLIGNFTSGSKSINREEIYFVELKINYASEYRRVNNQDEKFWDFDRATLILHTQTGTFETGAFPNRGSANRFARWLTSKYSYSFRL from the coding sequence ATGAAAAGAAACGGGGCAAAAAGCATTTTAAACATACTGATATCAGCTTCCTTTTTATTCACTTATAATACTTCCTTTGCAAGGAGATTAAAAATAGATTCCTCTCATTACCAGACTCTACAAGAAAACCTCAAAACCTTAAATATTGATTCATCCAACCTTACAGCAGCACTTGATTCATTAACAGATACAGAAAGGGAAAACGTCTCCCGGATATTAAACAATGCCTTTGAAGTCATAAAAAATGAGGATTCAACCAATCAGAAGACAGATTTAACTGTGATAACACAACTTATTATCTCAACCAGCTCAGACATAAGGGTGGATAAATGGAGCATTTTTGAGGAGATAATGACAGATGCTATTGAAAGCTCGATGCAACGCGCTACTGTTAACGTATCGGAATTTGAGATACCTCTGAATGAAAGAGTAGTATATAGATATCCCAACCCCAGAATTGTACTCACAGATAAAGCAGTTTATCTTCAAACTGGTATTATTTTTAAAAAAAGTCACAGGATTCCCTATAGTGAAATCAGGGGAATAGAAACTATCGTATATAGTGACTTTGAATTTCTTAAGATAGAAATTTATCTACTAACGACGGGGAAGAAAATTCGCCTTTTTAAGAAGAAAAATCTTGTCGTAGATAGAAATTTAAAAAATATAATCAAAAAAAGAACAATCCAATTCCATAGGGAAAAACCCCTTGCAACTGACCAAGAAGATAGCAGCAGGCTAATTGGAAACTTTACTAGTGGATCTAAATCGATAAACAGAGAAGAAATTTACTTTGTCGAATTAAAAATAAACTATGCATCAGAATATCGCAGAGTTAATAATCAAGATGAAAAATTCTGGGATTTTGACAGAGCCACTTTAATACTGCATACACAAACAGGAACATTCGAAACAGGGGCTTTTCCAAATAGGGGAAGTGCAAATAGATTCGCAAGATGGCTTACAAGTAAATATTCTTATAGTTTTAGGCTATAG
- a CDS encoding radical SAM protein, with the protein MIAVKKSLNTTDKLSILTRDSGYDLACACARAKDEHRSRSEEDKWVYPATLPNGGTTYLFKTLISNECVNDCKYCPLRRNLDPKRCRLEPDQLVKVFMDYYRKRRVEGLFLSSGVIGTADNTMDYINSVGEMLRKNNNFKGYIHLKIIPGASENAIRKTLSLANAVSLN; encoded by the coding sequence ATGATCGCTGTTAAGAAAAGTCTCAATACTACTGATAAACTCTCCATTTTAACCCGGGATTCAGGCTATGACCTTGCCTGTGCCTGCGCTAGGGCTAAAGATGAGCATAGAAGCCGCTCAGAAGAGGATAAATGGGTCTATCCGGCTACTTTACCCAACGGCGGGACAACTTACCTCTTTAAGACACTAATATCCAATGAATGCGTAAATGACTGCAAATACTGCCCATTAAGACGTAATTTAGACCCTAAAAGATGTAGATTAGAGCCTGATCAGCTGGTTAAGGTATTTATGGACTATTACAGAAAGAGAAGGGTAGAGGGCTTATTCTTAAGCAGCGGGGTAATAGGTACAGCTGATAATACAATGGATTATATTAATAGTGTTGGTGAGATGCTTAGAAAGAACAATAACTTTAAAGGTTATATCCATCTAAAGATAATACCCGGTGCATCTGAGAATGCAATACGTAAGACACTCTCTTTAGCTAATGCAGTCTCCTTAAATA